A single window of Aspergillus puulaauensis MK2 DNA, chromosome 5, nearly complete sequence DNA harbors:
- a CDS encoding Kelch motif domain protein (COG:S;~EggNog:ENOG410PIC0;~InterPro:IPR000210,IPR015915,IPR011333,IPR011498, IPR006652;~PFAM:PF13418,PF01344,PF00651,PF13415,PF07646, PF13854;~go_function: GO:0005515 - protein binding [Evidence IEA]), protein MAATTPAQQSVPPQSAFLMTASSNSRHRGSVDSRPNIRKVQGHIPACLVNASVTYCGNDHIYAFGGFDQYTDEVYNHVLRLDLNTLRWDLVDNYGDIPGVRMGHTASLYQGDKLVVFGGENEHGVYLSDVVVFDVPTSTWSQPEVRGQIPRGRARHAAVIHEDKLFILGGSENSGILDDMAYLDLKTWTWSRSWKFTPRFDHLAWIWGGRLWTFGGLDPDMERSTDIWWLDLQAIPALGLQDIQDNTMYNHTAQQIPSRSGSYAANSASVQVRNASRRKSIAPGPVSCLQFKSGPNVPSLYSGTHFQAFASGVLLDLVTPSEMTRVYDCNLSSLELDSLRWQRLADGQELFRSGYRWHYLTVNASGTKAWLLGCNLDTATTPGNGDENHMSEVLSIDLERYGLLGNEMSALSPDPRRAVISGRTHMGPLSGLGADLSTAFDQRPESGSGADFTITANSDDFVYADDGFQDGSLAQSAPAYLPANAATSPPIHVHKLILQLRWPHFKRLYSAQMAEYHTNRMHIPEPYSVVRAFLYYLYTDSIAGHPEYCADIIDVAGMLVMANLYDLPRLRLLCVNRLGRELEVENAAIIWDRAGRTNEEWLMRRAAQFCLNHWGRVVRTDGFKSLSRQRLIDLCEVVDMEGRIIVGPELELVGTLGAEDGLGSGRDPKRSQLTFNGVALDVDEAEADEMDGVEDI, encoded by the exons ATGGCTGCCACTACCCCCGCGCAGCAGTCTGTGCCGCCCCAGAGCGCATTCTTGATGACAGCGAGCTCGAACAGTCGTCACCGAGGCAGTGTCGACTCCCGGCCCAACATTCGCAAGGTTCAGGGCCATATCCCAGCATGTCTAGTTAATGCCTCGGTGACTTATTGCGGCAATGATCATATCTACGCCTTCGGAGGGTTTGATCAGTACACTGATGAAG TGTACAACCATGTTCTGCGACTTGATCTGAATACGCTCCGATGGGATTTGGTGGATAACTATGGAGATATTCCGGGTGTCCGTATGG GCCACACCGCTAGCCTATACCAAGGAGACAAGCTGGTAGTATTCGGCGGAGAAAATGAGCACGGTGTATACCTATCGGACGTGGTCGTCTTTGACGTTCCCACCTCTACCTGGTCTCAACCGGAAGTCCGTGGACAAATCCCCCGAGGAAGAGCCCGCCATGCTGCTGTCATTCACGAGGATAAACTGTTCATTCTAGGAGGTTCGGAAAACAGCGGCATTCTTGACGATATGGCCTATTTGGATCTTAAAACCTGGACTTGGTCTCGATCGTGGAAATTTACCCCTCGCTTTGACCATCTTGCCTGGATTTGGGGCGGCCGTCTTTGGACCTTTGGCGGACTGGATCCCGATATGGAGCGATCTACGGACATCTGGTGGTTGGATTTACAGGCCATTCCGGCTCTTGGATTGCAGGATATACAAG ACAATACAATGTACAACCACACAGCCCAACAGATCCCTAGTCGCTCCGGGAGCTACGCTGCCAATTCCGCAAGCGTACAGGTCCGCAATGCTAGCCGGAGGAAGTCCATTGCCCCAGGTCCTGTCTCTTGTCTCCAGTTCAAATCAGGACCTAATGTTCCGTCTCTGTATTCCGGCACTCACTTCCAGGCTTTTGCATCTGGCGTCTTACTCGATCTTGTCACGCCATCTGAAATGACGCGCGTTTACGATTGCAATCTTTCATCCCTGGAACTCGACTCGTTGCGATGGCAGAGACTAGCTGATGGACAGGAGCTTTTCCGATCCGGTTATCGATGGCACTACCTTACAGTAAACGCAAGTGGTACCAAGGCATGGTTGCTCGGATGCAACCTGGATACCGCTACCACCCCTGGAAATGGAGACGAGAATCACATGTCTGAGGTTCTGTCCATCGATCTGGAAAGGTATGGGTTGCTGGGAAACGAGATGTCGGCCCTGTCTCCCGACCCTAGAAGAGCAGTAATCTCTGGACGGACACACATGGGACCCCTGTCTGGGCTAGGAGCGGATTTATCAACCGCCTTTGATCAACGCCCCGAATCCGGCAGTGGGGCTGATTTTACGATTACGGCCAACTCAGATGACTTTGTCTACGCTGACGATGGGTTTCAAGACGGATCATTGGCGCAATCGGCCCCAGCTTACCTTCCCGCTAACGCAGCTACATCTCCCCCGATCCACGTGCACAAGCTGATCCTGCAGCTGAGGTGGCCGCATTTTAAGCGACTTTATTCGGCCCAAATGGCGGAGTATCACACAAACCGCATGCATATCCCAGAGCCCTACTCGGTTGTCCGTGCGTTTCTCTACTATCTGTATACGGATAGCATCGCTGGCCATCCTGAATACTGCGCGGATATTATTGATGTAGCGGGGATGCTCGTAATGGCAAACCTCTATGACCTGCCCCGCTTACGCCTCCTCTGCGTCAACCGCTTAGGGCGGGAACTAGAGGTGGAAAATGCGGCAATCATATGGGATCGGGCGGGACGGACCAATGAAGAGTGGCTGATGAGGCGAGCGGCACAGTTCTGTCTTAACCATTGGGGAAGGGTTGTTCGGACTGATGGCTTCAAATCTCTCAGCAGACAGAGGCTGATCGACCTATGTGAAGTGGTGGACATGGAGGGTCGGATTATCGTGGGGCCAGAGCTCGAGCTTGTCGGAACGCTTGGCGCAGAGGATGGACTAGGCAGTGGTCGTGATCCGAAGCGGTCGCAGCTGACGTTCAATGGCGTTGCCCTGGACGtggacgaggctgaagcggatgagatggatgggGTGGAGGACATATGA
- a CDS encoding transcription initiation factor IIA large subunit (BUSCO:EOG092651HW;~COG:K;~EggNog:ENOG410QDKB;~InterPro:IPR004855,IPR009088;~PFAM:PF03153;~go_component: GO:0005672 - transcription factor TFIIA complex [Evidence IEA];~go_process: GO:0006367 - transcription initiation from RNA polymerase II promoter [Evidence IEA]), translated as MSNQLVGTVFERVIQEVCDASQVDFEESGVDQQTLLDLRKSWQQKLSSLGVAHFPWDPAPPQTPAQPQNQQVLPPTTTVPSNAPRPQQQQQIHQQVHQQQHAPPQQPHQQHPQLQHAPHHPQSLPPNGPPLQAPTAVGATGSNPLGHAPQIKTEPGLNGHPSLPPMSHMMGAPPNAQSARERATNLIQQRYGAAAANSVSQMQAQSQQPPLGMPRPPSMQQMPNGQNPQIKQEPGYHPVPHPSISNSQTDGAAGDALSDWKAEVARRREAAERDGGQSDSALRAHIKERMLQFEGGGLMVPLDERKSQPKSANASAGPSTTPRAQFDGPGGDDTKEEDDEDAINSDLDDPDDLVAQDEDDDDAVGQVMLCTYDKVQRVKNKWKCTLKDGILTTGGKEYVFHKGQGEFEW; from the exons ATGTCGAATCAGTTGGTG GGCACGGTGTTCGAGCGTGTCATCCAGGAGGTGTGCGATGCATCCCAGGTCGATTTCGAAGAAAGCGGCGTCGACCAGCAGACGCTTTTAGACTTGCGAAAG AGCTGGCAGCAGAAACTCTCCTCTCTGGGAGTCGCTCACTTCCCATGGGATCCTGCTCCCCCACAGACTCCTGCACAACCTCAGAACCAACAGGTTCTTCCTCCTACAACAACAGTCCCTTCTAATGCCCCTCGTccccaacagcaacaacaaatccaccaacaagtccaccaacagcaacatgctcccccgcaacaaccccaccaacaacaccctcAACTCCAACATGCACCGCATCACCCTCAGTCTCTCCCTCCCAATGGCCCGCCACTTCAGGCTCCCACTGCGGTCGGAGCTACCGGTAGCAATCCATTAGGACACGCACCGCAAATCAAAACTGAACCAGGTCTGAATGGTCATCCTTCCTTGCCTCCCATGAGCCATATGATGGGTGCCCCACCAAATGCTCAGTCGGCACGCGAACGCGCTACCAATCTGATCCAACAGAGATATGGCGCTGCGGCTGCGAACTCGGTCAGTCAGATGCAAGCCCAATCACAGCAACCACCCTTGGGAATGCCACGTCCTCCTAGTATGCAACAAATGCCCAACGGCCAGAACCCTCAGATCAAGCAAGAGCCAGGCTACCATCCCGTACCACATCCATCCATAAGCAACTCCCAGACAgacggtgctgctggcgATGCGCTCTCGGATTGGAAAGCAGAAGTCGCACGGAGACGTGAGGCCGCTGAACGTGATGGTGGACAGAGTGACAGCGCCCTTCGAGCCCATATCAAAGAGCGCATGCTGCAGTTCGAAGGTGGTGGTCTTATGGTGCCTCTGGATGAGCGCAAATCACAGCCCAAGTCTGCCAACGCCTCTGCAGGCCCGTCTACAACGCCTAGGGCTCAATTTGACGGTCCTGGGGGCGATGATaccaaggaagaagacgatgaagatgccatCAATTCCGATCTCGATGACCCTGATGACCTAGTCGCtcaggatgaggacgatgatgacgctgTTGGACAAGTTATGCTTTGCACATACGATAAAGTCCAACGGGTCAAGAATAAGTGGAAGTGCACCTTGAAAGACGGCATTCTAACCACAGGAGGCAAAGA ATACGTCTTTCACAAAGGCCAGGGCGAGTTTGAATGGTAA
- the CDC20 gene encoding WD40 repeat domain-containing protein (COG:D;~EggNog:ENOG410PIDR;~InterPro:IPR024977,IPR036322,IPR015943,IPR019775, IPR001680,IPR033010,IPR017986;~PFAM:PF12894,PF00400;~go_function: GO:0005515 - protein binding [Evidence IEA];~go_function: GO:0010997 - anaphase-promoting complex binding [Evidence IEA];~go_function: GO:0097027 - ubiquitin-protein transferase activator activity [Evidence IEA];~go_process: GO:1904668 - positive regulation of ubiquitin protein ligase activity [Evidence IEA]): MSTPLVSTPVKTHHGIFSTKVAGGRMPLTPSPRGRRDSVASNNSSPFTPPRQESEATKDQARSVYGGNLSSYFAKSSKPVARTSRAYRESPKSNIARTRKSPKHLELGVSEWSLTGTGPSSNQTPSKERLRKEPAPSRPRAGKTTVRISHNAGDRFIPNRTASEGLITAGTAKPEESQRPKTSGSDKGSNVLASAASAFDIGGRGTDEDLTAALENLGLEDEESSSSYTKPAPDAVAYESSLANACGVNLNTRILAFKPPPPESSKPIDLRAQYNRPLKSNKSNPAQFRRRVQTAPERVLDAPGLLDDYYLNLLDWSSGNQVAIGLERNVYVWSADSGTVSCLLESSPDTYISSVKWSGDGSYVGVGLGTGEVQIWDVEEGTKLRSMFGHESRVGVMGWSKHTLSTGARSGLVFNHDVRIAQHKVAELVSHTSEVCGLEWRSDGAQLATGGNDNLVNIWDARSLSAPKFTKTNHRAAVKALSWCPWQLNLLATGGGSYDRHIHFWNTTTGARTNSIDTGSQVTSLRWSNHYREIVSSSGFPDNSLSIWSYPTLVRNVEIPAHETRVLHSSLSPDGQLLATAAADESLKFWKVFERKAGTSAAASREGGVGSKAQMTKSMTIR, encoded by the coding sequence ATGTCTACTCCTCTGGTATCTACACCAGTGAAGACCCATCATGGGATCTTCTCAACAAAAGTGGCTGGCGGCCGCATGCCCCTCACACCATCCCCCCGCGGACGGAGGGACAGCGTCGCctccaacaactcctccCCTTTCACTCCTCCTCGACAAGAGTCCGAGGCAACTAAAGACCAAGCACGCTCTGTCTATGGCGGCAACCTTTCCTCATACTTTGCGAAATCCTCCAAGCCTGTCGCTCGCACGTCTCGGGCCTACCGCGAGTCCCCCAAATCCAACATTGCCCGCACCCGCAAGTCCCCCAAGCACCTCGAGCTTGGTGTCTCAGAGTGGTCTTTGACTGGAACGGGTCCCTCATCCAATCAGACACCATCAAAGGAGCGCCTGCGGAAAGAGCCTGCTCCCAGTCGCCCACGGGCAGGCAAGACAACCGTCCGGATTTCACACAACGCTGGGGATCGGTTCATCCCCAACCGTACTGCGAGTGAAGGTCTTATAACTGCAGGTACTGCAAAGCCCGAAGAGAGCCAGAGGCCAAAGACCAGTGGCAGCGATAAGGGTTCTAATGTGCTTGCTAGTGCGGCGAGTGCCTTTGACATTGGTGGCCGTGGAACCGACGAAGACCTCACTGCAGCTTTGGAAAACCTTGGtctggaggatgaagagagcTCGAGTTCTTACACAAAGCCGGCCCCTGATGCTGTCGCCTATGAATCCTCATTAGCCAATGCCTGTGGAGTGAACCTAAACACTCGAATCCTCGCCTTCAAGCCACCGCCTCCTGAGTCGTCCAAGCCAATTGATCTGCGTGCTCAATACAACCGTCCCCTCAAATCCAACAAATCCAACCCGGCTCAATTCCGCCGCAGGGTCCAAACTGCGCCCGAGCGTGTTCTCGATGCTCCTGGTCTTCTTGATGACTACTACCTCAATCTGTTGGATTGGAGTTCCGGGAACCAGGTCGCCATTGGCCTAGAGCGGAACGTATACGTATGGTCTGCCGATTCAGGGACTGTCAGCTGTCTGTTGGAGTCCTCTCCTGATACCTACATCAGCAGTGTCAAGTGGAGCGGTGACGGCTCCTACGTCGGCGTCGGCCTGGGTACTGGTGAGGTGCAAATCTgggatgttgaagagggtaCCAAGCTCCGCAGCATGTTCGGACATGAGTCTCGCGTTGGTGTCATGGGCTGGTCTAAGCACACTCTCTCGACCGGTGCTCGCAGTGGTCTCGTCTTCAACCACGATGTCCGCATTGCACAGCACAAGGTGGCTGAGCTTGTCTCCCACACCTCCGAGGTCTGCGGTCTCGAATGGAGATCCGACGGTGCTCAGCTTGCCACAGGTGGTAACGACAACCTAGTCAACATCTGGGACGCCCGCTCGCTAAGCGCCCCCAAGTTCACCAAGACCAACCACCGTGCCGCTGTCAAGGCTCTTAGCTGGTGCCCCTGGcagctcaacctcctcgccacCGGTGGTGGTTCTTACGACCGTCACATCCACTTCTGGAACACCACGACCGGTGCGcgcaccaacagcatcgacACAGGCTCCCAGGTCACCAGTCTGCGATGGAGCAACCACTACCGCGAGATCGTTAGCTCTAGCGGTTTCCCTGACAACTCCCTCAGCATCTGGAGCTACCCAACTCTCGTCCGCAATGTCGAGATCCCCGCTCACGAGACCCGTGTTCTGCACAGCTCCCTCAGCCCCGATGGCCAGCTTCTCGccactgccgccgccgacgagagCTTGAAGTTCTGGAAGGTCTTTGAGCGCAAGGCTGGAACCAGCGCCGCGGCATCTCGCGAGGGCGGCGTCGGAAGCAAGGCGCAAATGACCAAGTCGATGACCATTCGGTAA
- a CDS encoding glutathione S-transferase family protein (COG:T;~EggNog:ENOG410PFAZ;~InterPro:IPR036249,IPR012336,IPR026928;~PFAM:PF17172) — protein sequence MSTITIYRGWLEPGRYVWSPFVTKVEARLRFANITYKTAVGTPKTAPKGKIPYIEITDGNEAEASTSIGDSTLIIKHLVERNILPDLNGDLAPELKANDLAIRALLEDKAYFYNTRERWTENYYTMRDHVLGAVPYPIRVVIGMLIHRTMVQTLHGQGTGRYSADEVQEFRVEAWNAVNDLLVASKVKKTQHQEQQGDADQPFWVLGGEEPTEADTTVFGFVISALICTAGPKARELVMGFPVMREYARRIHDAYFPDYERWDE from the exons ATGTCGACCATTACCATTTACCGGGGCTGGCTCGAACCAGGCCGCTATGTCTGGTCCCCCTTTGTAACCAAGGTCGAAGCCCGCCTGCGCTTCGCCAACATTACCTACAAAACAGCCGTAGGAACCCCCAAAACCGCGCCAAAGGGCAAAATCCCCTACATCGAAATCACCGATGGAAACGAGGCCGAAGCCAGCACAAGCATCGGCGACTCAACCCTCATCATCAAACACCTCGTCGAGcgcaacatcctcccagaCCTAAACGGGGATTTGGCGCCTGAGCTGAAAGCAAATGACCTGGCGATTCGTGCACTCTTGGAAGATAAggcttatttttataat ACCCGCGAAAGATGGACAGAAAACTACTACACAATGCGCGACCACGTCCTAGGCGCAGTCCCATATCCCATCCGGGTCGTCATCGGCATGCTCATCCACCGCACCATGGTCCAAACTCTACACGGCCAAGGCACAGGGCGTTATTCCGCGGATGAGGTCCAGGAGTTCCGCGTTGAGGCGTGGAATGCTGTGAATGACCTGCTTGTTGCGTCtaaggtgaagaagactcAACACCAAGAACAGCAGGGTGATGCGGACCAACCGTTCTGGGTgcttggtggtgaggagCCGACGGAGGCTGATACGACGGTGTTTGGGTTTGTGATTTCGGCTTTGATATGTACTGC TGGCCcgaaggcgagggagttGGTGATGGGGTTCCCTGTTATGAGGGAGTATGCAAGGAGGATCCATGATGCGTACTTTCCGGATTATGAGCGGTGGGATGAGTAG
- a CDS encoding glycoside hydrolase family 1 protein (CAZy:GH1;~COG:G;~EggNog:ENOG410PKAP;~InterPro:IPR033132,IPR017853,IPR001360;~PFAM:PF00232;~go_function: GO:0004553 - hydrolase activity, hydrolyzing O-glycosyl compounds [Evidence IEA];~go_process: GO:0005975 - carbohydrate metabolic process [Evidence IEA]), producing the protein MGSIDSPHLPSDFLWGFATASYQIEGAVDEDGRGPSIWDTFCKKPGKIAGGANGDVACDSYHRTHEDIALLKECKSPAYRFSISWSRVIPLGGRNDPINEKGLQFYVKFVDDLLAAGITPLVTLFHWDLPDELDKRYGGLLNKEEFVADYANYARVIFNALSHKVKYWITFNEPWCSSVLGYNVGQFAPGRTSDRNRNPEGDGSTEPWIVGHNLLVAHGTVVKIYREEFKERDGGEIGITLNGDWAEPWDPSNPADVAAAPRKIEFAISWFADPIYFGRYPDSMVAQLGTRLPEWTPEEVALVKGSNDFYGMNHYCANFIRAKTGPADPTDVAGNLELHLQNKAGEWVGPETQSPWLRPSPIGFRKLLKWLSDRYGRPKIYVTENGTSLKGENDLPLEQLLKDDFRVEYFEGYVRAMAEAYTIDGVNVRAYMGWSLMDNFEWAEGYETRFGVTFVDYENDQKRYPKASAKAMPEIFAKYIQKA; encoded by the exons ATGGGCTCCATAGATTCCCCGCATCTTCCTTCTGATTTTCTCTGGGGGTTTGCTACTGCCAG CTACCAAATCGAAGGAGCAGTCGATGAGGACGGTCGTGGGCCTTCTATCTGGGACACCTTCTGCAAAAAACCAGGAAAGATCGCTGGCGGGGCAAATGGCGATGTAGCCTGCGACTCATACCACCGCACCCATGAAGACATTGCGCTGTTGAAGGAGTGCAAGTCCCCGGCCTATCGGTTTTCGATTTCCTG GTCTCGCGTCATCCCCCTCGGAGGCCGCAACGACCCCATCAACGAAAAGGGCCTCCAGTTCTATGTTAAATTCGTCGATGACCTCCTAGCAGCTGGCATCACACCCCTCGTCACTCTCTTCCACTGGGATCTCCccgacgagctggacaaGCGGTACGGCGGTCTATTGAACAAAGAAGAATTCGTTGCCGATTACGCCAACTACGCCCGTGTCATCTTCAACGCCCTCAGTCACAAGGTGAAATACTGGATTACCTTCAATGAGCCGTGGTGCAGCAGTGTGCTCGGATACAACGTTGGTCAATTCGCACCTGGCAGGACGAGtgacaggaacaggaacccGGAGGGTGATGGTTCCACGGAGCCTTGGATTGTAGGGCACAATCTCCTTGTTGCGCACGGGACTGTTGTGAAGATCTACCGCGAGGAATTCAAGGAGCGTGACGGTGGTGAAATCGGGATCACCCTTAACG GCGACTGGGCCGAGCCCTGGGACCCTTCAAACCCCGCCGACGTCGCTGCAGCACCACGCAAAATCGAATTCGCCATCTCCTGGTTCGCAGACCCCATCTACTTCGGACGCTACCCAGATAGCATGGTAGCCCAGCTCGGCACCCGCCTGCCCGAATGGACCCCCGAAGAAGTTGCCTTAGTCAAGGGCAGCAACGACTTCTACGGCATGAACCACTACTGCGCGAACTTCATCCGAGCCAAGACCGGCCCAGCAGATCCCACCGACGTGGCCGGGAATCTGGAGCTGCATCTTCAAAACAAAGCAGGAGAGTGGGTCGGTCCCGAGACGCAATCGCCCTGGCTTAGACCGTCGCCGATTGGGTTcaggaagctgctgaagTGGCTGAGTGACCGGTACGGACGGCCGAAGATCTATGTAACCGAGAACGGGACGTCGTTGAAGGGCGAGAATGATTTGCcgctggagcagctgctgaagGATGACTTCCGGGTGGAGTATTTTGAGGGTTATGTGCGGGCGATGGCGGAGGCGTATACGATTGATGGGGTTAATGTGAGGGCTTATATGGGTTGGAGTTTGATGGA TAACTTTGAATGGGCTGAGGGCTATGAGACCCGCTTCGGTGTTACATTTGTTGACTATGAGAATGATCAGAAGAGATACCCCAAGGCGAGTGCCAAAGCCATGCCGGAGATTTTTGCAAAGTATATCCAGAAGGCGTGA